The following are encoded together in the Cohaesibacter gelatinilyticus genome:
- a CDS encoding GntR family transcriptional regulator, which produces MQLQHDKAWDLNLEAPIGPQLHRILRERIVRNDLVSGSKISETEIARFYSISRQPVREAFIKLSEEGLISIRPQRSTVIKRIDSEAVLHARFIREAIEADIVKLLATKSDPALVRELRAQLAEQERVAGSDPVKFTRLDERFHRTLAEASGNASAWKFIEGLKSQMDRVRFLSLSFFPMPKLIAQHKEIVDCIEVGNISQAESAIRLHLKEILKDLPEIQAVNPEFFSQAPE; this is translated from the coding sequence TGAGGCTCCGATTGGACCGCAGCTCCACCGGATTCTGCGAGAGCGGATTGTCCGAAATGATCTGGTTTCCGGTAGCAAAATTTCCGAGACCGAAATCGCGAGATTCTATTCAATCAGTCGTCAACCGGTTCGTGAGGCATTCATCAAGCTGTCAGAGGAAGGGTTGATTTCAATACGACCTCAACGCAGCACCGTTATCAAAAGGATCGATTCTGAAGCTGTTTTGCATGCTCGGTTCATCCGTGAGGCGATTGAGGCTGACATAGTAAAATTGTTGGCCACGAAATCTGACCCCGCACTTGTGCGCGAATTGCGTGCGCAACTTGCGGAGCAAGAGCGTGTTGCGGGAAGTGATCCCGTAAAATTCACACGGTTGGATGAGCGCTTTCATCGAACTCTGGCAGAGGCGTCAGGCAATGCCAGCGCATGGAAATTCATCGAAGGATTAAAGTCTCAGATGGATCGGGTGCGGTTCTTAAGCCTCAGTTTTTTCCCAATGCCCAAGCTGATTGCTCAACACAAAGAAATTGTTGATTGCATCGAAGTCGGAAATATTTCGCAAGCAGAAAGCGCAATCCGGCTTCATTTGAAAGAAATCCTGAAAGATTTACCGGAGATCCAGGCTGTAAATCCTGAGTTCTTTAGTCAAGCGCCCGAATAA
- a CDS encoding TRAP transporter substrate-binding protein: MKITKTIVTTLAAGIMAQVIGGSAIAQDMTLKLGHLANEANPWHKASVKFGTELSRLTDGRISVEVFPNESLGKEVDLINGMQLGTVDMTITGESLQNWAPMAALLAVPYAYKSIEHMDQVAGGDIGDLIKAQIVEKAKIRPIAHFARGPRNLTSNRAIPSPDDLNGLKMRVPNVPLFVDVWKALGANPGPMAFSEVFTALQNGTIDSQENPLALIRSANFNEVQSHINMTEHVRSWIYLTIAESTWQKLSAEDQNAVLQAAALAQAYERGLFEASIAADRAYLEGKGMTFVEVDGAAFAAKAKDAVLANVNDEIKPIVDDLFKQ, from the coding sequence ATGAAGATTACTAAAACGATCGTGACTACCCTCGCTGCGGGTATCATGGCTCAGGTCATTGGTGGTTCAGCCATTGCGCAAGACATGACGTTGAAACTTGGTCATTTGGCCAACGAGGCGAATCCTTGGCATAAAGCGTCTGTTAAATTCGGCACTGAGCTTTCCCGTCTGACAGATGGCCGCATCTCGGTTGAGGTGTTCCCAAACGAGTCTCTTGGCAAAGAGGTTGACCTGATCAACGGAATGCAACTGGGAACAGTTGATATGACGATCACCGGGGAAAGCTTGCAAAATTGGGCTCCCATGGCAGCGTTGTTGGCTGTTCCATATGCCTACAAATCGATTGAACATATGGATCAGGTTGCCGGTGGCGACATCGGCGATCTGATTAAGGCACAGATTGTCGAGAAGGCAAAGATTCGCCCCATCGCACATTTTGCACGGGGGCCGCGTAACCTGACATCCAACCGCGCAATTCCTTCACCCGATGACCTGAATGGCTTGAAAATGCGCGTACCAAACGTGCCGCTGTTTGTTGATGTATGGAAGGCATTGGGGGCAAATCCGGGACCGATGGCCTTCTCCGAAGTGTTTACAGCACTTCAGAATGGAACAATTGACAGCCAGGAAAATCCCCTTGCATTGATCCGCTCGGCAAACTTCAACGAAGTTCAAAGCCATATAAACATGACGGAGCATGTGCGCTCATGGATCTATCTGACAATCGCCGAATCTACCTGGCAGAAATTGTCAGCAGAAGATCAAAACGCTGTCTTGCAGGCCGCAGCCCTTGCACAGGCCTATGAGCGTGGTCTCTTTGAAGCATCAATTGCCGCAGATCGTGCCTATCTTGAAGGCAAAGGCATGACGTTTGTCGAAGTAGACGGGGCGGCTTTTGCAGCCAAAGCCAAAGATGCAGTGCTGGCCAATGTCAATGATGAAATCAAGCCCATCGTTGATGACCTTTTCAAGCAGTAA
- a CDS encoding TRAP transporter small permease: MSIQHIQSILVKICRAGVGLAFCLLLGTVLYQVIGRTFTMSFVWTEELTRYTLLYVAAFGVGLSLLSGELVNVDVICESLPGEWPRRLRLISALITTLLCLALIAPAWKYTAIGALQTSPAMGIRMDFAHASVLMLLLLLLIFAALRVVSMLWGGASGLSEEKEDNT, encoded by the coding sequence ATGTCGATCCAGCATATTCAATCGATACTTGTCAAAATCTGCCGTGCCGGGGTCGGACTGGCATTTTGCCTGCTGCTTGGAACGGTTTTGTATCAGGTTATTGGCCGCACATTTACGATGTCATTCGTATGGACCGAAGAGTTAACTCGCTACACTTTGCTCTATGTTGCTGCATTTGGCGTTGGATTGTCCTTGCTCAGTGGTGAACTGGTCAATGTCGATGTGATTTGCGAATCCTTGCCTGGTGAATGGCCCAGGCGATTAAGATTAATTTCAGCGCTCATTACAACTCTCTTGTGTTTGGCATTGATTGCTCCGGCATGGAAATACACTGCTATCGGAGCTCTTCAAACATCACCCGCAATGGGCATTCGAATGGACTTTGCCCACGCGAGCGTTCTCATGCTTCTGCTGCTATTGCTCATATTCGCTGCACTACGCGTTGTTTCAATGCTTTGGGGCGGTGCCTCAGGACTCTCTGAAGAGAAAGAGGATAACACCTAA
- a CDS encoding TRAP transporter large permease, with protein sequence MEVAVLISIFVIGLIIGLPVAITLGVASLAYLLVAEIPLVVMPQKMYAGMDVFVLLSIPGFVLAGNLMNSGGITERIIRFASALVGWIRGGLGLTNIAASMLFGGITGTAVADAASIGGVMIPGMKKAGYPADFSAAVTAASSTVGPIIPPSVPMIIVGALSGISVGKMFLAGAIPGILMGVAMMVTCYIVSVKKNFPRQAWRGTSELGRSFVSAFWALAMTGLIIYGLLSGLATPTETAVIASLYALIVGAFVYRDLKLSQVPKILIDSGVSSAAILVLVGFANVFGWILVSERIPQAIASAVLSVTENKFLVILIVNILLLFVGMFMETIAALIILFVPLLTLAQAVGVEPLHFATFAVLNLMIGLTTPPVGVCLFVCANIARLPLSPVVWAILPFLATNIIILLMVSYIPALATWLPSILIP encoded by the coding sequence ATGGAAGTTGCTGTTCTTATTTCAATTTTTGTAATCGGCCTGATCATAGGTTTGCCTGTTGCAATCACCCTCGGTGTTGCGTCATTGGCCTATTTGTTGGTTGCAGAAATTCCTTTGGTCGTCATGCCACAGAAAATGTATGCAGGTATGGATGTGTTCGTTCTGCTCAGTATTCCAGGTTTTGTCCTTGCTGGTAATTTGATGAATAGCGGTGGCATTACAGAGCGGATTATCCGTTTTGCAAGTGCGTTGGTTGGTTGGATTCGCGGCGGGCTTGGTTTGACAAACATCGCAGCCTCAATGCTGTTTGGTGGCATTACCGGGACAGCCGTCGCTGACGCGGCCTCGATCGGTGGCGTCATGATCCCGGGAATGAAAAAGGCTGGTTACCCTGCAGATTTCTCCGCAGCCGTTACTGCTGCGTCTTCAACTGTTGGGCCGATCATTCCTCCAAGTGTTCCAATGATCATTGTCGGTGCATTGTCCGGCATCTCAGTGGGTAAGATGTTTCTTGCTGGTGCTATACCCGGCATTCTGATGGGTGTCGCGATGATGGTCACCTGTTACATCGTCTCTGTTAAAAAGAACTTCCCTCGGCAGGCATGGCGTGGGACGTCTGAGTTGGGGCGATCTTTCGTGTCTGCGTTTTGGGCACTGGCAATGACCGGCCTGATCATCTACGGACTTTTGAGTGGATTGGCGACACCAACCGAAACTGCTGTGATCGCGAGCCTTTATGCACTGATCGTAGGAGCGTTCGTCTATCGTGACCTGAAGCTGTCTCAAGTTCCCAAAATCCTGATTGATAGTGGGGTGTCCTCCGCAGCTATTCTGGTTCTGGTCGGTTTTGCAAATGTGTTTGGGTGGATTCTCGTCTCCGAGCGCATACCGCAAGCAATCGCATCGGCGGTCCTTTCTGTCACCGAAAACAAATTTCTGGTGATCCTGATTGTCAACATCCTGCTACTGTTTGTAGGCATGTTCATGGAGACAATTGCTGCCCTCATTATTCTTTTCGTTCCGTTGTTGACCTTGGCCCAGGCAGTTGGTGTCGAGCCGCTTCACTTTGCAACCTTTGCGGTGTTGAACCTGATGATAGGACTGACAACTCCTCCCGTTGGTGTCTGTCTGTTTGTCTGCGCGAATATCGCGCGCCTCCCGCTTTCACCTGTTGTTTGGGCCATTCTGCCCTTTTTGGCGACCAATATCATCATCTTGTTGATGGTCTCCTACATTCCTGCTCTGGCGACTTGGTTGCCGTCCATTCTGATCCCGTAG
- a CDS encoding L-idonate 5-dehydrogenase: protein MHTRICRLHGKEDIRIETLSVSAPKEGEVRIQMGAGGICGSDLHYYQDGGFGPIRVKEPIILGHEVAGTVREIGPGVDGLRLGDRVALNPSHPCGTCKFCSSGLFQHCMTMRFLGSALRFPHEQGAFRDQIVLKAGQCVPVKDSITLAEAACAEPLAVCLHARNRAPDLKGRRVLITGAGPIGVLCAALAAEAGAHEIVVTDLKDLPLNVAQQMGATQTINITTDATQFQTYTFDKGYFDVTFECSAAAPAIHSAVNATLPQGTIIQVGVTGDVSVPLNVIVGKEINFLGSHRFHAEFDLAVDLLGSRGVDVRPMITATFPLEKAAEALKVAGDRSKAVKTQLSFAAE, encoded by the coding sequence ATGCATACACGTATCTGCCGTCTGCACGGCAAAGAAGATATTCGAATTGAAACCTTGAGTGTCAGCGCACCAAAAGAGGGAGAGGTAAGAATTCAAATGGGTGCCGGCGGCATCTGTGGATCGGATCTGCATTATTATCAAGATGGAGGCTTCGGGCCAATTCGGGTCAAAGAGCCTATTATTCTGGGTCATGAAGTTGCGGGAACGGTTCGTGAGATCGGTCCGGGTGTTGATGGATTAAGGCTTGGTGATCGTGTTGCTCTGAATCCCAGCCATCCATGCGGCACCTGTAAATTCTGCTCTTCAGGCCTGTTTCAGCACTGCATGACAATGCGGTTTCTGGGGTCGGCCTTGCGGTTCCCACATGAACAAGGCGCATTTCGCGACCAGATCGTTTTGAAGGCAGGTCAATGTGTTCCTGTCAAAGACAGCATCACGCTGGCCGAGGCGGCTTGCGCGGAACCGCTCGCTGTGTGTTTGCATGCCAGAAACCGTGCACCGGATCTAAAGGGTCGCCGTGTTCTGATCACTGGCGCCGGACCGATTGGCGTTTTATGCGCCGCTCTTGCCGCCGAAGCAGGAGCCCACGAAATCGTTGTCACAGATTTGAAGGATTTGCCTTTGAACGTTGCGCAGCAAATGGGCGCAACGCAAACCATCAACATCACCACCGATGCAACACAGTTCCAAACCTATACATTTGACAAAGGGTACTTCGATGTCACCTTTGAATGCTCTGCAGCGGCTCCCGCCATTCACAGTGCAGTCAATGCAACGCTTCCACAGGGAACGATCATTCAGGTCGGTGTAACAGGCGATGTGTCTGTACCTTTAAATGTCATAGTAGGTAAAGAAATCAATTTTCTGGGATCTCACCGTTTTCATGCAGAGTTCGATTTGGCAGTTGATCTATTGGGAAGCCGGGGCGTTGATGTCAGGCCGATGATCACAGCTACGTTCCCATTGGAAAAGGCTGCAGAGGCGTTGAAAGTCGCTGGAGATCGCAGCAAAGCGGTCAAGACCCAGCTTTCTTTTGCTGCAGAATAA
- a CDS encoding sugar kinase has product MNSPKHSLRSVACIGEVMVELSPEAPECFKAGVAGDTFNTAVYLARELKNNSVKVSYVTALGADLFSDRILAEIKQHGLATDHIERRPDRMPGLYAIHTNGSGERSFSYWRETAAARTLFSEPCEVELDRMSSFDLVFLSGITMAILPPPVRKAVIDWAEGFRNAGGTLVYDNNYRARLWEDIATAREINSAMWSLANIALPSLEDEMELFGDVDRMAVVDRLHDAGATRGILKCGADGPLDLSTGLEIKVPPREGPVIDSTAAGDSFNAGFLASHIAGHSDILSAKAGHALAAYVIGFPGAIVPSRD; this is encoded by the coding sequence TTGAATTCGCCAAAACATTCCCTCCGTTCGGTTGCCTGTATTGGCGAAGTAATGGTCGAGCTCAGTCCCGAAGCTCCTGAGTGCTTTAAAGCCGGTGTGGCTGGTGATACTTTCAATACCGCCGTTTATCTCGCCAGGGAGTTGAAAAACAACTCCGTGAAAGTCTCCTACGTCACCGCTCTTGGAGCCGATCTTTTTTCGGACAGGATCTTGGCGGAGATCAAACAGCATGGCCTGGCAACAGATCATATCGAAAGACGGCCCGACCGCATGCCCGGCCTGTATGCAATTCATACGAATGGCAGCGGCGAACGCAGTTTTAGCTATTGGCGGGAAACTGCGGCAGCCCGCACTCTCTTTTCCGAGCCATGCGAAGTCGAGCTGGACCGTATGTCATCATTTGATTTGGTTTTCTTGTCAGGGATAACCATGGCAATCTTGCCACCGCCTGTACGCAAGGCAGTTATTGATTGGGCCGAAGGCTTTCGAAATGCCGGGGGTACATTGGTCTATGACAACAATTACCGCGCCCGCCTGTGGGAAGACATTGCTACAGCGAGAGAAATCAACTCAGCTATGTGGAGCCTTGCAAATATTGCACTTCCTTCTCTGGAGGATGAGATGGAACTGTTTGGGGATGTTGATCGCATGGCAGTTGTCGACCGATTGCATGATGCAGGGGCAACACGTGGTATTCTCAAATGCGGGGCTGACGGACCTCTGGACCTTTCAACGGGGCTTGAGATCAAAGTACCGCCTAGGGAGGGGCCTGTTATCGATAGCACCGCTGCGGGCGACAGCTTTAATGCAGGCTTCCTGGCGTCTCATATTGCTGGACATAGCGACATTCTTTCTGCCAAGGCGGGCCATGCACTCGCTGCCTACGTAATCGGTTTCCCGGGGGCAATTGTGCCTTCGAGGGATTAG
- the murA gene encoding UDP-N-acetylglucosamine 1-carboxyvinyltransferase, which produces MDAIRIVGGAELNGVIPISGAKNAALPLMIASLLTDEELVLENLPRLRDVQQLQQILSNHGVSYMIEGKRPGQGSMDGQIVHLRAKEIIDTKAPYELVSKMRASFWVIGPLLARMKECRVSLPGGCAIGTRPVDFFIDGLKALGAQIDIERGYAVASAPDGLQGATFEFPKISVGATHTLMMAASLANGVTTLKNSAQEPEVTDLANCLIAMGAKISGAGTDTITIEGVEKLHGARHSVLPDRIETGTYAMAVAMTGGEVMLKGARADLLQSALDVLEQTGTHITVTNEGIRVARNGTALKAVDVTTDPFPGFPTDLQAQFMALMTRAEGTSTITETIFENRFMHVQELARLGASISLDGQKAHVEGGSELKGAQVMATDLRASVSLVIAGLVAEGETKVNRVYHLDRGFERLEDKLTACGATIERISA; this is translated from the coding sequence ATGGATGCAATTCGCATTGTTGGTGGTGCAGAACTGAATGGGGTTATTCCTATTTCCGGTGCAAAAAATGCGGCTTTGCCGCTTATGATTGCTTCTCTGCTGACTGATGAAGAATTGGTTCTGGAAAATTTGCCTCGCCTGCGTGATGTGCAGCAATTGCAGCAAATCCTCTCCAATCATGGTGTCTCCTACATGATCGAGGGCAAGCGTCCAGGTCAGGGCAGCATGGATGGTCAGATCGTCCATCTGCGCGCCAAAGAAATTATCGACACCAAGGCGCCTTATGAGCTGGTTTCCAAAATGCGTGCCAGTTTCTGGGTGATTGGTCCTTTGCTGGCCCGTATGAAAGAATGCCGTGTGTCTCTGCCTGGTGGTTGCGCAATCGGAACCCGCCCGGTCGACTTCTTCATTGATGGTCTCAAGGCACTCGGTGCTCAAATCGATATTGAGCGCGGTTATGCGGTTGCTTCAGCTCCTGATGGCTTGCAAGGCGCAACTTTCGAGTTCCCAAAAATTTCTGTTGGTGCGACTCATACGCTGATGATGGCAGCCTCTCTTGCAAACGGTGTGACTACTCTGAAAAATTCTGCGCAGGAGCCAGAAGTCACCGACCTAGCCAATTGTCTGATTGCAATGGGTGCCAAGATTTCTGGTGCGGGCACTGACACCATCACCATTGAAGGTGTTGAGAAGCTCCATGGTGCGCGTCATAGCGTTTTGCCAGATCGCATCGAGACTGGCACCTATGCAATGGCTGTGGCCATGACCGGTGGTGAGGTCATGCTGAAAGGGGCACGTGCAGACCTGTTGCAGTCCGCTCTGGATGTTTTGGAACAAACCGGCACCCACATTACCGTGACCAATGAAGGCATTCGCGTGGCACGCAACGGTACGGCACTGAAGGCAGTGGATGTTACAACAGACCCATTCCCGGGTTTCCCGACCGATTTGCAAGCCCAGTTCATGGCTTTGATGACTCGTGCAGAGGGCACATCGACCATCACCGAGACAATCTTTGAAAACCGCTTCATGCATGTGCAGGAACTGGCCCGTCTTGGCGCTTCCATATCCCTGGACGGTCAGAAAGCTCATGTGGAAGGCGGAAGTGAGCTGAAAGGTGCTCAGGTCATGGCAACCGATCTTCGTGCATCTGTGTCGCTGGTGATTGCGGGCCTGGTGGCTGAGGGTGAAACCAAGGTCAACCGCGTCTATCATCTGGATCGCGGCTTTGAACGTTTGGAAGACAAGCTGACAGCCTGCGGCGCTACGATTGAACGTATCTCTGCTTGA
- a CDS encoding DUF2948 family protein, giving the protein MTPLKLAALDAEDLEILSSHSQDAVVKVGDISWLKSEHRLVIAMHRFAWEQALSQKKGLFAPKPTYERRQSVLHFDQVLGVQARNIKMQAKDAVLNLLAITFESEGEGPGGNVTLVFAGDAELRLKVDCIESQLADAGSAWETENLPEHEAAETFEELLKDQPQA; this is encoded by the coding sequence ATGACCCCTTTAAAGCTTGCCGCACTTGATGCAGAGGATCTGGAAATCTTGTCCAGCCATAGTCAGGATGCTGTCGTCAAGGTGGGGGATATCTCTTGGCTGAAGTCAGAGCATCGGTTGGTCATTGCCATGCATCGCTTTGCATGGGAGCAGGCGCTTTCGCAAAAGAAAGGCCTGTTCGCTCCAAAGCCAACCTATGAACGCAGGCAATCTGTTCTGCATTTCGATCAAGTGCTGGGTGTGCAGGCTCGCAATATCAAAATGCAGGCGAAAGACGCGGTTCTCAATCTGCTCGCCATTACCTTTGAAAGCGAAGGTGAAGGGCCAGGTGGCAATGTAACTCTGGTCTTTGCTGGCGATGCGGAATTGCGCTTAAAGGTCGATTGCATCGAGAGCCAATTGGCTGATGCCGGCAGTGCTTGGGAGACGGAAAATCTGCCAGAGCATGAAGCAGCTGAAACATTTGAAGAGTTGCTTAAAGACCAACCGCAGGCATAA
- a CDS encoding pyruvate carboxylase codes for MGSFRKILIANRGEIAIRVMRAANEMGKKTVAVYAEEDKLGLHRFKADEAYQIGEGMGPVAAYLSIDEIIRVAKLSGADAIHPGYGLLSENPEFVDACETNGITFIGPKAATMRALGDKASARRVAIEAGVPVIPATEVLGDDMVAIAAEASEVGYPLMLKASWGGGGRGMRPIHGPDELEEKVLEGRREAEAAFGNGEGYLEKMITRARHVEVQILGDSHGGMYHLYERDCSVQRRNQKVVERAPAPYLTQEQRDEICALGRKICAHVNYECAGTVEFLMDMESGNFYFIEVNPRVQVEHTVTEEVTGIDIVQAQIRIAEGASIADATGKASQDEIRLNGHALQTRITTEDPQNNFIPDYGRLTAYRSATGMGIRLDGGTAYAGGVITRYYDSLLVKVTAHAQTPEAAIARMDRALREFRIRGVSTNIAFVENLLKHPTFLDDSYTTKFIDETPELFDFKKRRDRGTKVLTYIADITVNGHPETIGRAIPDASLKAPKAPICHGDPINPPAGTRTLLEEKGAQAVANWMLDQKKLLLTDTTMRDGHQSLLATRMRSIDMIKAAPAYASNLSPLFSVECWGGATFDVAYRFLQECPWQRLRDLRKAMPNLLTQMLLRASNGVGYTNYPDNVVQAFVKQAAETGVDVFRVFDSLNWVENMRVAMDAVVESGKICEGTICYTGDILDPDRAKYDLNYYVSMGKDLKAAGAHILGLKDMAGLLKPAAARVLVRALKEEVGLPIHFHTHDTSGASAATILAAADAGVDAADAAMDAFSGGTSQACLGSIVEALRHTDRDTGLDIGHVREMSDYWERVRAQYVAFESGLAAPASEVYLHEMPGGQFTNLKAQARSLGLEERWPEVAQSYADVNKMFGDIVKVTPSSKVVGDMALMMVSQGLTREQVEDPNSDVAFPDSVIDMMKGNLGQPKGGFPDAILNKVLKGEAPNLDRPGKHLAPVDLEQTRSDLSSELEGFQVDDEDLNGYLMYPKVFLDYMGRHRRYGPVRTLPTRTFFYGMEPGEQVTAEIDPGKTLEITLLAVGETNEDGEVKVFFELNGQPRVIRVSDAKAKASSIQRPKAEAGNAKHVGAPMPGVVASVAVTAGQKVAEGDLLLTIEAMKMETGLHAEQDGIVKSVHAQAGGQIDAKDLLIEFE; via the coding sequence ATGGGATCCTTCCGGAAAATACTGATTGCGAACCGCGGCGAGATCGCGATTCGTGTAATGCGCGCAGCCAACGAGATGGGCAAGAAGACCGTTGCGGTTTATGCCGAGGAAGACAAGCTCGGCCTTCATCGCTTCAAGGCTGATGAAGCCTATCAAATCGGGGAAGGTATGGGCCCTGTTGCGGCTTATCTGTCGATTGATGAAATTATCCGGGTTGCCAAATTGTCTGGCGCTGACGCCATTCACCCTGGCTATGGTCTGCTGTCTGAGAATCCTGAATTCGTAGATGCCTGTGAGACCAATGGCATCACCTTCATCGGCCCCAAAGCTGCCACCATGCGTGCGCTGGGTGACAAGGCCTCGGCACGCAGGGTTGCGATTGAGGCTGGTGTGCCTGTTATTCCGGCAACCGAAGTACTGGGCGATGACATGGTCGCAATTGCAGCTGAAGCATCCGAGGTTGGCTATCCGCTGATGTTGAAAGCCAGCTGGGGTGGCGGCGGACGCGGTATGCGCCCTATCCATGGCCCGGACGAACTTGAAGAAAAAGTACTGGAAGGTCGCCGCGAGGCAGAAGCCGCCTTTGGCAACGGCGAAGGTTATCTGGAAAAGATGATCACCCGTGCTCGCCATGTGGAGGTACAGATCCTGGGTGATAGCCATGGTGGCATGTATCATCTTTATGAGCGCGATTGCTCCGTTCAGCGCCGCAACCAGAAAGTGGTCGAACGTGCCCCTGCCCCATATTTGACGCAAGAACAGCGGGATGAAATCTGCGCCCTTGGCCGCAAAATCTGCGCTCATGTCAATTATGAATGTGCAGGTACTGTCGAATTCCTGATGGATATGGAAAGCGGCAATTTCTACTTCATCGAAGTGAACCCACGTGTTCAGGTGGAACATACAGTCACCGAAGAAGTCACCGGCATTGATATCGTACAGGCGCAGATCCGCATAGCCGAAGGCGCTTCCATCGCTGATGCCACTGGCAAAGCCTCTCAGGATGAAATTCGTCTGAATGGCCATGCCTTGCAGACCCGCATAACAACGGAAGATCCGCAAAATAATTTCATTCCCGATTATGGGCGCCTGACCGCTTACCGTTCCGCAACCGGCATGGGCATTCGTTTGGATGGTGGCACTGCATATGCCGGTGGTGTCATCACACGTTATTATGACTCACTGCTGGTCAAAGTCACCGCACATGCCCAAACCCCGGAAGCTGCTATTGCCCGCATGGATCGCGCACTGCGCGAATTCCGTATTCGCGGCGTGTCTACCAATATTGCCTTTGTTGAAAACTTGCTCAAACATCCGACTTTTCTGGATGACAGCTATACCACCAAGTTCATCGATGAGACGCCGGAGCTGTTTGATTTCAAGAAGCGTCGCGACCGCGGCACCAAGGTTCTGACCTATATTGCCGATATTACTGTCAACGGTCATCCCGAGACCATTGGCAGAGCGATTCCCGATGCGTCCCTGAAGGCACCAAAAGCACCGATCTGCCATGGCGATCCGATCAATCCACCAGCTGGCACTCGTACGCTTCTGGAAGAAAAAGGTGCTCAAGCCGTTGCCAACTGGATGCTGGATCAAAAGAAGCTCCTTTTGACCGACACTACCATGCGTGATGGTCATCAATCCTTGCTGGCAACTCGTATGCGCTCCATTGACATGATCAAGGCAGCCCCAGCTTACGCAAGTAATCTCTCTCCGCTTTTCTCCGTGGAGTGCTGGGGTGGTGCGACCTTTGATGTGGCTTACCGCTTCCTGCAAGAATGCCCATGGCAGCGTCTTCGCGATCTTCGCAAGGCCATGCCAAATCTTCTGACCCAGATGCTACTGCGCGCCTCCAATGGCGTTGGCTATACCAACTATCCGGATAATGTCGTGCAGGCTTTTGTAAAGCAGGCTGCAGAGACCGGTGTTGATGTCTTCCGCGTGTTCGACAGCCTGAACTGGGTGGAAAATATGCGCGTCGCCATGGATGCTGTCGTTGAAAGCGGCAAGATCTGTGAAGGCACCATCTGCTATACAGGTGATATTCTGGATCCCGACCGTGCGAAATATGATCTCAATTATTATGTTTCCATGGGTAAGGATCTGAAGGCTGCTGGCGCTCATATTCTGGGTTTGAAAGACATGGCTGGTCTTTTGAAACCTGCGGCGGCGCGTGTGCTGGTCAGGGCGTTGAAAGAAGAGGTTGGCCTTCCGATCCACTTCCACACTCATGACACATCCGGCGCATCTGCCGCCACTATATTGGCAGCTGCAGATGCAGGTGTTGATGCCGCGGATGCGGCTATGGATGCCTTCTCCGGCGGCACTTCTCAAGCCTGCCTCGGCTCCATTGTGGAAGCATTGCGTCATACTGATCGTGACACCGGCCTCGATATTGGCCATGTCCGTGAAATGTCAGACTATTGGGAGCGAGTTCGCGCTCAATATGTCGCCTTTGAAAGCGGCCTTGCAGCCCCGGCTTCTGAGGTTTACCTGCATGAGATGCCAGGTGGTCAGTTCACCAACCTGAAAGCACAGGCTCGCTCACTTGGCCTGGAGGAACGCTGGCCGGAAGTGGCACAGTCCTATGCTGATGTGAACAAGATGTTTGGTGATATCGTAAAAGTGACACCTTCTTCCAAAGTTGTGGGCGATATGGCGCTGATGATGGTCAGCCAGGGTCTAACTCGCGAACAGGTGGAAGATCCAAACAGTGATGTCGCCTTCCCTGACAGTGTCATTGACATGATGAAAGGCAATTTGGGTCAGCCCAAAGGTGGCTTCCCGGACGCAATTCTCAACAAGGTTCTGAAAGGTGAAGCACCAAATCTGGATCGCCCGGGCAAGCATCTGGCTCCGGTTGATCTGGAACAAACCCGTAGCGATCTGTCTTCCGAGCTGGAGGGCTTTCAAGTCGATGACGAGGACCTCAATGGCTACCTGATGTATCCAAAGGTCTTCCTCGACTATATGGGCCGTCATCGCCGATATGGTCCGGTGCGCACTTTGCCGACCAGAACCTTCTTTTATGGTATGGAGCCAGGCGAGCAGGTCACTGCCGAGATTGATCCGGGAAAAACGTTGGAGATTACCCTTCTTGCCGTTGGAGAGACCAACGAAGATGGAGAGGTCAAAGTCTTCTTTGAACTGAATGGCCAGCCACGCGTAATCCGCGTTTCTGATGCCAAGGCCAAGGCAAGCAGCATTCAGCGCCCCAAGGCGGAAGCTGGCAACGCAAAGCATGTCGGTGCCCCTATGCCGGGGGTTGTGGCCTCTGTAGCTGTGACAGCTGGGCAAAAAGTTGCCGAGGGCGATCTGCTCCTTACAATTGAGGCCATGAAAATGGAAACCGGCCTGCATGCCGAGCAGGATGGCATAGTCAAGTCTGTTCACGCACAGGCAGGCGGCCAGATTGATGCCAAGGATCTGCTGATTGAGTTCGAATAA